A region of Nostoc sp. 'Peltigera membranacea cyanobiont' N6 DNA encodes the following proteins:
- a CDS encoding M56 family metallopeptidase — MHLIMILIALAVAWCLRSSWNQPQGNWNLRWQRSLFLFLFPPLLIFMTAIAVLFMGPQGQMGGMYTGSVSYVVALIYLAFFAISCIKLAFQGWQSVESARNCPLVNLGDKRARLLQTGALFAGQIGFWQPELVVSQGLLQTLSSDHLESVLAHEQGHHYYKDTFWFFWLGWVRSCTAWLPNTELLWEELLALRELRADGYAALQVDPLVLAESLLLVVSTSPVLSEICCAALGSSGVGDRLEQRIEALLAPPEPIQEPQLQSWHGFLLALLPLVAVIFHS, encoded by the coding sequence TTGGAATCAACCCCAAGGCAATTGGAATCTGCGGTGGCAGCGATCGCTATTTTTATTCCTCTTCCCGCCTTTGCTAATTTTCATGACTGCGATCGCTGTGCTGTTCATGGGGCCTCAAGGACAAATGGGCGGAATGTATACAGGCTCAGTCAGCTATGTAGTAGCGTTGATTTATTTGGCATTTTTTGCTATTTCATGTATTAAACTTGCCTTTCAGGGTTGGCAGTCTGTAGAATCTGCCCGTAACTGTCCTCTGGTAAATTTGGGGGATAAACGAGCCAGGTTACTGCAAACGGGGGCGTTGTTTGCGGGTCAAATTGGTTTTTGGCAACCAGAACTGGTAGTTAGCCAAGGATTACTGCAAACTCTCTCATCAGATCATTTAGAAAGCGTCTTAGCCCACGAGCAAGGGCATCATTATTATAAGGATACATTCTGGTTTTTTTGGCTGGGCTGGGTGCGTTCCTGCACCGCTTGGTTGCCAAATACAGAGCTTTTGTGGGAAGAACTGTTAGCTTTGCGCGAACTCCGTGCCGATGGTTATGCAGCATTGCAGGTAGACCCTCTGGTGTTAGCAGAATCACTGTTATTAGTAGTTAGTACCAGCCCAGTATTATCGGAAATCTGCTGTGCTGCATTGGGTTCCTCTGGTGTCGGCGATCGCTTAGAACAGAGAATCGAAGCCCTATTAGCGCCACCAGAACCGATCCAAGAACCTCAATTGCAGTCCTGGCATGGTTTTCTTTTGGCGTTATTGCCTCTAGTAGCTGTGATATTTCATAGCTAA
- a CDS encoding M1 family metallopeptidase: MSKSYFDTDNNGHKPFELPGARPHYNPDRPGQVEHIFLDLSLDIPKQSYQGSCSIRLLPIRNGIDRLTLDAVNLNIESVQVDDVPQTFDYDGEQLFIQLAEATQIGKRLLIAIAYSVTKPQRGIYFIQPDKHYPNKPTQVWTQGEDEDSRFWFPCFDYPGQLSTSEIRVRVPNPLVAISNGELIDTTEDGDYKIYHWSQQQVHPTYLMTLAVGDFAEIRDEWMGKPVTYYVEKGREEDAKRSMGKTPRMIEFLSQKYGYPYPFPKYAQVCVDDFIFGGMENTSTTLLTDRCLLDERAALDNRNTESLVVHELAHQWFGDLVVIKHWSHAWIKEGMASYSEVMWTEQEYSLEEAAYYRLLEARRYINEDSSRYRRPMVTHVYREAIELYDRHIYEKGSCVYHMIRSQLGDELFWQAIQTFVQDNAHKTVETIDLLRAIEKATGHNLLFLFDQYVYRGGHPDFKVAYSWDGDANLAKITVTQTQAAEGKNGSKDLFDLKIPVGFGYSQQEATNSQLKTFVVRVNEREQSFYFPLENKPQFISFDVENNYLKTVALEYPIAELKAQLESDPNPISRIYAAEALAKKGGLEATKALSAALKNDPFWGVRVEVAKQLAKINLDQAFDGLILGLKDKNAYVRRSVVEALAQIKTTESYKVVKGLLQKGDPSYYVEATASRVIGAIASANLEEKPKEDKVLKQLKGILEEKAGWNEVVRSGAIAGLAEFKTSEAALNLLIEYTKIGVPQPLRLATIRALGKISVGQSPVNLERILEKLAELAKETFFLTQVAVAAALGQMETPKAVGILRSLAEQTADGRVRRSAEEEISKVQQNIGSEKTLRQLREDFDQLKQQNQELRSRLENLEAKSK, translated from the coding sequence ATGTCGAAGTCTTATTTTGATACAGATAATAACGGACACAAACCTTTTGAGTTACCGGGAGCAAGACCACACTACAACCCCGATCGCCCCGGACAAGTGGAGCATATTTTTCTCGATCTCAGCTTGGATATCCCCAAGCAAAGCTATCAGGGCAGTTGTAGCATTCGCCTCTTGCCAATCCGTAATGGCATTGATCGTTTGACTTTGGATGCTGTCAACCTGAATATCGAGTCTGTGCAGGTGGACGATGTGCCACAAACTTTTGACTACGACGGCGAACAGCTTTTTATCCAACTTGCTGAGGCGACTCAGATTGGTAAACGCTTACTGATTGCGATCGCCTACTCGGTGACAAAACCGCAACGGGGTATTTATTTTATCCAACCAGACAAGCACTATCCAAACAAGCCCACTCAAGTTTGGACTCAGGGAGAAGACGAAGACTCTCGCTTTTGGTTCCCCTGCTTTGACTATCCAGGACAATTGTCTACTTCCGAAATTCGCGTTCGTGTTCCCAACCCTCTGGTGGCCATTTCTAACGGCGAACTGATTGACACAACAGAAGATGGTGATTACAAAATCTACCATTGGTCACAGCAACAAGTTCATCCTACCTACTTGATGACTTTGGCAGTCGGTGACTTTGCCGAAATTCGGGATGAGTGGATGGGTAAACCAGTCACCTACTATGTAGAAAAGGGGCGAGAGGAAGATGCTAAACGCAGCATGGGCAAAACTCCCCGGATGATCGAATTTTTGAGCCAAAAGTATGGTTATCCATATCCTTTCCCGAAATATGCCCAAGTTTGTGTTGATGACTTCATCTTTGGCGGGATGGAAAATACCTCCACAACCTTGCTAACAGATAGATGTTTGCTGGATGAACGCGCCGCTTTAGATAACCGCAACACCGAAAGTTTAGTTGTCCACGAACTCGCGCACCAGTGGTTTGGCGATCTGGTGGTGATTAAGCATTGGTCTCATGCTTGGATTAAGGAAGGAATGGCTTCCTATTCTGAGGTGATGTGGACAGAACAGGAATATAGTCTAGAAGAAGCAGCTTACTATCGTTTATTAGAGGCTCGTCGTTACATTAATGAAGATAGTAGCCGCTATCGTCGCCCGATGGTAACGCATGTTTACCGCGAAGCTATTGAACTTTACGATCGCCACATCTACGAAAAAGGGTCTTGTGTGTATCACATGATTCGATCCCAATTGGGAGATGAATTATTTTGGCAGGCTATTCAAACATTTGTCCAAGATAATGCCCACAAAACTGTAGAAACAATAGATTTACTCAGGGCCATTGAAAAAGCTACCGGACATAATCTTTTGTTCCTTTTTGACCAATATGTTTATCGTGGTGGTCATCCCGATTTTAAGGTAGCTTACTCTTGGGATGGGGATGCTAATTTGGCAAAAATTACAGTCACTCAAACCCAAGCTGCTGAAGGTAAAAATGGTAGTAAGGATTTGTTTGATTTAAAAATACCTGTTGGTTTTGGCTATAGCCAACAAGAAGCCACTAACTCGCAACTCAAAACTTTTGTAGTGCGGGTAAATGAACGAGAACAAAGCTTCTATTTTCCCTTAGAAAATAAGCCCCAATTTATCAGCTTTGATGTTGAGAATAATTACCTGAAAACTGTAGCTTTAGAGTATCCTATCGCAGAGTTAAAAGCACAGCTAGAATCTGACCCCAACCCGATTTCGCGCATCTATGCAGCAGAAGCTTTGGCGAAAAAAGGCGGGTTAGAAGCGACAAAAGCACTATCTGCGGCGCTCAAAAATGACCCATTTTGGGGTGTGCGGGTGGAAGTGGCGAAGCAACTAGCCAAAATTAATTTAGACCAAGCTTTTGATGGCTTGATTCTGGGATTAAAAGATAAAAATGCTTACGTGCGACGATCTGTAGTGGAAGCACTTGCTCAAATCAAAACTACTGAAAGCTATAAAGTTGTGAAAGGGTTGTTACAAAAGGGCGATCCTAGCTACTACGTAGAAGCAACAGCCTCTCGTGTGATTGGCGCGATCGCCTCTGCAAACTTGGAAGAAAAACCCAAGGAAGACAAGGTATTAAAGCAACTCAAAGGCATTTTAGAAGAAAAAGCGGGTTGGAATGAAGTAGTGCGGAGTGGTGCGATCGCTGGTTTAGCTGAATTCAAAACCTCGGAAGCAGCTTTAAATCTACTAATCGAATACACCAAAATCGGCGTACCACAACCTCTACGTTTAGCCACAATTCGCGCTTTAGGAAAGATTTCTGTCGGTCAAAGTCCGGTTAATTTGGAACGGATTTTAGAAAAATTAGCAGAACTTGCCAAAGAAACCTTCTTTTTAACGCAAGTGGCGGTAGCCGCAGCTTTAGGACAAATGGAAACACCCAAAGCTGTGGGGATTTTGCGATCGCTAGCTGAACAAACAGCCGATGGGCGTGTCCGTCGCTCTGCTGAAGAAGAAATTTCCAAGGTGCAACAGAACATCGGTTCAGAAAAAACCCTGCGTCAATTGCGTGAAGATTTCGACCAACTCAAGCAACAAAATCAGGAATTGAGAAGCCGTTTAGAAAACTTGGAGGCCAAATCTAAATAG